Proteins encoded by one window of Monoglobus pectinilyticus:
- a CDS encoding saccharopine dehydrogenase family protein, with protein MSRALIIGAGGVAGVVAHKCCENFEVFSDIMIASRTKEKCDSLKERCEAYKKKVGSGTNIETAKVDADSVDELIKLINLYKPQIVINVALPYQDLTIMDACLETKVDYLDTANYEPPDTAKFEYKWQWAYREKFEKAGITAILGSGFDPGVTGVFCAYAQKHIFDEINYIDILDCNGGDHGYPFATNFNPEINIREVSANGSYWQDGKWIETKPMEIKREYNFDEVGVKDMYLLHHEELESLGLNIKGIKRIRFFMTFGESYLTHLKCLENVGMTSIEPIIYEGREIIPLQFLKAVLPDPASLGPRTVGKTNIGCIFTGKKDGEEKTYYLYNVCDHQECYKEVGSQAVSYTTGVPAMIGAAMVLSGKWKKPGVYNVEEMDPDPFMEDLNKFGLPWKEDYAPILVD; from the coding sequence ATGAGCAGAGCATTGATAATTGGAGCCGGCGGAGTGGCCGGTGTGGTGGCACATAAGTGCTGTGAAAATTTTGAAGTCTTTTCAGATATTATGATAGCGAGCAGAACGAAGGAGAAGTGTGATAGCCTGAAAGAACGCTGTGAAGCATACAAGAAAAAAGTCGGGAGCGGCACTAATATAGAGACTGCTAAGGTTGACGCTGACAGCGTAGACGAGCTTATAAAGTTAATTAATTTATATAAGCCTCAAATAGTAATAAACGTCGCGCTGCCGTATCAGGATTTGACTATAATGGACGCATGTCTTGAAACTAAAGTGGATTATTTGGATACTGCAAACTATGAACCGCCCGATACTGCCAAGTTTGAATATAAATGGCAGTGGGCTTACCGTGAAAAGTTTGAGAAAGCTGGAATAACAGCCATTTTGGGCAGCGGTTTTGACCCTGGGGTGACCGGTGTGTTCTGTGCGTATGCTCAAAAGCATATATTCGATGAAATAAATTATATCGATATACTCGACTGCAATGGCGGCGACCATGGGTATCCGTTTGCAACCAACTTCAATCCGGAGATAAATATTCGTGAGGTTTCGGCAAACGGAAGCTATTGGCAGGATGGCAAGTGGATAGAGACAAAGCCTATGGAAATAAAACGGGAGTATAATTTTGACGAAGTAGGCGTTAAAGATATGTATCTGCTTCATCATGAAGAACTTGAATCTTTAGGGCTTAATATAAAAGGTATAAAACGTATCAGGTTTTTTATGACATTTGGAGAGAGTTATCTCACGCATTTAAAATGTTTGGAGAACGTTGGAATGACGTCAATAGAACCGATAATTTATGAGGGCCGTGAAATTATACCGCTGCAGTTTTTAAAAGCCGTGCTTCCTGACCCGGCTTCATTGGGACCCAGAACTGTGGGTAAAACCAATATAGGATGTATATTCACCGGGAAAAAGGACGGGGAGGAAAAGACATATTATCTTTATAACGTTTGCGACCATCAGGAATGCTATAAAGAAGTCGGCTCCCAGGCGGTGTCATATACTACTGGAGTTCCTGCAATGATTGGCGCTGCAATGGTTCTCAGCGGAAAGTGGAAAAAGCCGGGGGTTTATAATGTTGAAGAAATGGATCCCGACCCGTTTATGGAGGATTTAAATAAGTTTGGACTTCCCTGGAAGGAAGACTACGCACCTATTTTAGTAGATTAG